One window of the Natronomonas marina genome contains the following:
- a CDS encoding amidohydrolase, translated as MTEAADRVFVNAEVHTLADPDEVEEAVAVRDGRVVRVDSEYEIEFLTGVETDVVDCEGGVLLPGFVDAHTHMEVVGRRLVHADLGAADDREAALELLREAAGEEWVLGYGYDESTWPAGTYLTREELDSVAADRPVVAFREDLHTASVNSVVLERYGEELPEAGVVREGGEPTGVVREDAAEFLRMETAPDREETRELIAAARDYAHEHGVTGVHDMVRHSDAPAAYRELAVDDELDLRVRLYYWADHLDAVEETGLVTNHGGEYVEVGGIKTYTDGSLGAGTAKLSEPYADREGTGEWVVPPAELAEVVDRAEELGMQLAVHAIGDEAVGAALDALPDDPEARHRIEHAELLPADRDVEEFHAVASMQPNFLRWARAGGLYEERLGEERTAASNPFAEVLEAGVPLAFGSDCMPMDPLYGVQGTVTAPDPRQRLGVTEALRAYTSGAAHAGHDEDRFGTVEPGKRADFVVLGSSPWAVDDDAIADVEVAMTVVDGAVVYEA; from the coding sequence ATGACAGAGGCGGCCGACCGGGTGTTCGTGAACGCCGAGGTGCACACGCTGGCCGACCCCGACGAGGTCGAGGAGGCCGTCGCCGTCCGGGACGGCCGCGTGGTTCGGGTCGATTCGGAGTACGAGATAGAGTTCCTGACCGGCGTCGAGACCGACGTGGTCGACTGCGAGGGGGGCGTCCTCCTGCCGGGGTTCGTCGACGCCCACACGCACATGGAGGTGGTCGGTCGGCGGCTCGTCCACGCCGACCTCGGGGCGGCCGACGACCGCGAGGCGGCCCTTGAGTTGCTCCGCGAGGCGGCGGGCGAGGAGTGGGTGCTCGGCTACGGCTACGACGAGTCGACCTGGCCCGCCGGGACGTACCTCACCCGCGAGGAACTGGACTCGGTCGCCGCCGACCGGCCGGTCGTCGCCTTCCGGGAGGACCTCCACACCGCGTCGGTCAACTCCGTCGTCCTCGAGCGGTACGGCGAGGAGTTGCCCGAGGCGGGCGTCGTCCGCGAGGGCGGCGAGCCGACGGGGGTGGTCCGGGAGGACGCCGCGGAGTTCCTCCGCATGGAGACGGCGCCGGACCGCGAGGAGACGCGGGAGCTGATCGCGGCGGCCCGCGACTACGCCCACGAACACGGCGTCACCGGCGTCCACGACATGGTGCGACACTCGGACGCGCCGGCGGCCTACCGCGAACTGGCCGTCGACGACGAACTGGACCTTCGGGTCCGGCTCTACTACTGGGCGGACCACCTCGACGCTGTCGAGGAGACCGGTCTCGTGACGAACCACGGCGGCGAGTACGTCGAGGTGGGCGGCATCAAGACCTACACCGACGGCTCGCTGGGCGCGGGGACGGCGAAGCTCTCGGAACCGTACGCCGACCGCGAGGGAACCGGCGAGTGGGTCGTGCCGCCGGCCGAACTCGCGGAGGTGGTCGACCGGGCCGAGGAACTGGGGATGCAACTGGCGGTCCACGCCATCGGCGACGAGGCGGTCGGTGCGGCGCTGGACGCCCTGCCCGACGACCCCGAGGCGCGCCACCGCATCGAGCACGCCGAACTGCTGCCGGCGGACCGGGACGTCGAGGAGTTCCATGCCGTCGCCTCGATGCAGCCGAACTTCCTGCGGTGGGCGCGGGCGGGCGGTCTCTACGAGGAGCGCCTCGGCGAGGAACGGACCGCGGCCTCGAACCCCTTCGCCGAGGTACTCGAGGCGGGCGTGCCGCTGGCGTTCGGCAGCGATTGTATGCCGATGGACCCGCTGTACGGCGTCCAGGGGACGGTGACGGCACCGGACCCGCGCCAGCGACTGGGGGTCACCGAGGCGCTGCGGGCCTACACCTCGGGGGCGGCCCACGCCGGCCACGACGAGGACCGGTTCGGCACCGTCGAACCGGGCAAGCGGGCGGACTTCGTCGTCCTCGGGTCGTCGCCGTGGGCGGTCGACGACGACGCCATCGCCGACGTCGAGGTGGCGATGACGGTCGTCGACGGCGCGGTCGTCTACGAGGCGTGA
- a CDS encoding L-aspartate oxidase, which produces MGDSETPRVPETRAGSEATRERTTDLLVVGSGIAGCAAALAGARAGADVTLATKAARPEESTSYWAQGGVAVARGDPEALKADILEAGDGLSDPEAVDVLVSEADDAVRDVFVETLDVEFDGGESPDYGREAAHSEARILHVDASTGRHLLAPFLNHLADHDRIEVLEDTAALELLTHEGRVHGALLERDGEWAPCFAGATVLATGGIGSCYRRSTNPRTATGDGIAMAALAGADVADMEYVQFHPTAFAPGDAAATGGEDGRGTFLLSEAVRGEGALLRNGDVSASDASGGSGERRSPGGERFMPDYHEDAELAPRDVVARAVKRERERTGEVRLDVSPLDFADEFPGLAAECERRGVDPADGIPVAPAEHFLCGGIDVDTEGRASLDRLFAVGECARTGVHGANRLASTSLLESLVWGLRAGEAAAGFEAERVEAPEMLDSDPDMPEGFADEKFVRLRRVMDEYVGITRTPEDLNRAAGVLRRLKGEVDAYTRTRTSRSLYELRGACVTALLVARAAAENDRSRGCHHIAEGAAVDAD; this is translated from the coding sequence ATGGGGGACAGCGAGACGCCACGCGTCCCGGAGACGCGAGCGGGGAGCGAGGCGACCCGCGAGCGAACGACGGACCTGCTCGTGGTCGGCAGCGGCATCGCCGGGTGTGCCGCGGCGCTGGCGGGCGCCCGCGCCGGCGCCGACGTGACGCTGGCGACGAAGGCCGCCCGCCCGGAGGAGTCGACCTCCTACTGGGCGCAGGGCGGCGTCGCCGTCGCCCGCGGCGACCCCGAGGCACTGAAGGCCGACATCCTCGAGGCCGGCGACGGCCTGTCGGACCCCGAGGCGGTCGACGTGCTGGTCTCGGAGGCCGACGACGCCGTCCGCGACGTCTTCGTCGAGACGCTGGACGTCGAGTTCGACGGTGGGGAGTCACCCGATTACGGCCGCGAGGCCGCCCACAGCGAGGCGCGCATCCTCCACGTCGACGCCTCGACCGGCCGGCACCTGCTCGCGCCGTTCCTGAACCACCTCGCCGACCACGACCGAATCGAGGTACTGGAGGACACCGCCGCCCTCGAACTCCTCACCCACGAGGGCCGCGTCCACGGCGCCCTGCTGGAGCGAGACGGCGAGTGGGCGCCCTGCTTCGCCGGTGCGACGGTGCTGGCGACGGGCGGCATCGGCTCCTGCTACCGGCGCTCGACGAACCCACGGACGGCGACCGGCGACGGCATCGCCATGGCCGCACTCGCCGGCGCCGACGTCGCGGACATGGAGTACGTCCAGTTTCACCCGACGGCGTTCGCCCCCGGGGACGCGGCCGCGACCGGCGGCGAGGACGGCCGCGGCACGTTCCTCCTCAGCGAGGCCGTCCGCGGCGAGGGCGCCCTGCTGCGGAACGGGGACGTCTCCGCGAGCGACGCGAGCGGAGGCTCGGGAGAGCGCCGCTCACCCGGCGGCGAGCGGTTCATGCCCGACTACCACGAGGACGCCGAACTCGCGCCCCGGGACGTGGTCGCCCGCGCCGTGAAACGGGAACGCGAGCGGACCGGCGAGGTTCGCCTGGACGTCTCGCCGCTGGACTTCGCGGACGAGTTCCCGGGCCTCGCCGCCGAGTGCGAGCGCCGTGGCGTCGACCCGGCCGACGGGATTCCGGTCGCGCCCGCCGAGCACTTCCTCTGTGGCGGCATCGACGTCGACACCGAGGGCCGGGCGTCGCTGGACCGCCTCTTTGCGGTCGGTGAGTGCGCCCGGACCGGCGTCCACGGCGCCAACCGGCTGGCCTCGACGAGTCTGCTGGAGTCGCTCGTGTGGGGCCTGCGCGCGGGCGAGGCCGCGGCCGGCTTCGAGGCCGAACGCGTCGAGGCGCCCGAGATGCTGGACAGCGACCCCGACATGCCCGAGGGCTTCGCCGACGAGAAGTTCGTCCGGCTCCGCCGCGTGATGGACGAGTACGTCGGCATCACCCGGACGCCCGAGGATCTGAACCGCGCGGCGGGCGTCCTGCGGCGGCTGAAGGGCGAGGTCGACGCCTACACGCGCACCCGGACGAGCCGGTCGCTGTACGAACTGCGGGGCGCCTGCGTGACCGCGCTGCTCGTGGCGCGGGCCGCGGCCGAGAACGACCGCTCGCGGGGCTGTCACCACATCGCGGAGGGGGCCGCCGTTGACGCCGATTGA
- a CDS encoding FxsA family protein encodes MDLRVIGVLLLVPLLDAMLLVAIATRIGPVLTVAIVVLTAFIGLLLARAEGRHTMGRIQDKLAQGEPPTDELLDGGLLLIAGALMLTPGLVTDLVGLILVLPPTRYPIRIAAKKYVVGPYIDTKTGGFASGNVYVGGFPNEGDGESFPGQGFPGDTDRERVEVGEDEYEFTDVDEGTDAAGGAGDGEDTRDR; translated from the coding sequence ATGGACCTGCGGGTCATCGGCGTCCTGCTGCTCGTTCCCCTGCTGGACGCCATGCTGCTCGTCGCCATCGCGACGCGTATCGGCCCGGTTCTCACCGTCGCCATCGTCGTGCTGACGGCGTTCATCGGACTGCTACTCGCCCGTGCGGAGGGCCGCCACACGATGGGGCGGATACAGGACAAACTCGCACAGGGCGAACCACCGACCGACGAACTGCTGGACGGCGGGCTGTTGCTCATCGCCGGTGCGCTGATGTTGACGCCGGGGCTCGTCACCGACCTCGTCGGACTGATACTCGTCCTCCCGCCGACGCGGTACCCCATCCGAATCGCGGCGAAGAAGTACGTCGTCGGTCCCTACATCGACACCAAGACCGGCGGCTTCGCCAGCGGCAACGTCTACGTCGGCGGCTTTCCGAACGAGGGCGACGGCGAGTCGTTCCCCGGACAGGGCTTCCCCGGCGACACCGACCGCGAGCGCGTCGAGGTGGGCGAAGACGAGTACGAGTTCACCGATGTCGACGAGGGGACGGACGCCGCCGGTGGCGCCGGGGACGGCGAGGACACCCGCGACCGCTGA
- the nadC gene encoding carboxylating nicotinate-nucleotide diphosphorylase yields the protein MTPIERSQIERWLREDLGHHDVTNDVDGTTTGRLVAKDTGVAAGLDAAAAVFEYLDVDVLDRLENGEVLESGDALLEVEGPASDVLRGERVAVNVAGHAAGVATRTRRAVDAARTVDDGVRVAGTRKTTPGLRGVEKRAIAAGGGDTHRLDLSHMVMVKDNHVAELGMGAAVARFRERASFATKIEVEVERPADARRAVEAGADIVLLDNMTPAETERGVEAIDGDALAEASGGITVETVPDYAATGVDVVSLGSLTHSAPALDFSFRTG from the coding sequence TTGACGCCGATTGAGCGCTCGCAAATCGAGCGGTGGCTCCGGGAGGACCTCGGCCACCACGACGTCACCAACGACGTCGACGGTACGACGACCGGCCGTCTGGTCGCCAAGGACACCGGCGTCGCGGCCGGCCTCGACGCCGCGGCGGCCGTCTTCGAGTACCTCGACGTCGACGTACTCGACCGCCTCGAGAACGGCGAGGTGCTCGAATCCGGCGACGCTCTCCTCGAAGTCGAGGGCCCCGCCAGCGACGTACTCCGGGGCGAGCGGGTCGCGGTCAACGTCGCGGGCCACGCCGCCGGCGTCGCCACGCGGACCCGCCGGGCGGTCGACGCCGCCCGAACCGTCGACGACGGGGTCCGGGTCGCCGGCACGCGGAAGACGACGCCCGGCCTCCGCGGGGTCGAGAAGCGCGCCATCGCCGCCGGTGGCGGCGACACCCACCGGCTCGACCTCTCGCACATGGTGATGGTGAAGGACAACCACGTCGCGGAACTGGGGATGGGGGCCGCCGTCGCCCGGTTCCGCGAGCGGGCCTCCTTTGCGACGAAGATCGAGGTCGAGGTCGAGCGCCCGGCCGACGCCCGGCGGGCCGTCGAGGCGGGCGCCGATATCGTCCTGCTGGACAACATGACCCCGGCCGAGACCGAGCGAGGCGTCGAGGCGATCGACGGCGACGCGCTCGCGGAGGCCTCCGGCGGCATCACCGTCGAGACGGTGCCGGACTACGCCGCCACGGGCGTCGACGTCGTCTCGCTGGGAAGCCTGACGCACTCGGCACCCGCACTGGACTTCTCGTTTCGCACGGGCTGA
- a CDS encoding rhomboid family intramembrane serine protease, with protein sequence MLATPSRVGLAVALVFAFAVVWYYEGRGRWRVRLSDRLVYGVPWGTFVTVAVVVGFYLLAQSGLEAWASPVVFPFVTWSYLYPTGILTAGIAHGSPGHLVGNMTATLAFAPIAEYAWGHYAPSRRRRTRLGGRDGSGGVLANPAVRALVVFPGVLLVAAFLTAALSFGPGLGFSGAVFAIAGLAVVNYPLSTVLALVAASAIRTVYTAFLDPVVRAGVEAGAPSPPPWASIAFQAHMLGFLVGVAVGAWLLRRRGRRPALDRVFAGTFLLGIVQSLWLLVWFEGETFVLYRAAGVALVSVLSVLVAAAAGASPRPLPKPLAVLPRRPTRRQLAGVWLAVVVVGTAGAVAGIVLEGELVGLSVGILVLVGAVLALPALPPLLPDSVVRSPVSRRRTAAAAVAVAAILVAAPAVPAGLVVVTDGGVPGAETVEVRDYDVAYAENVTVERDSLVGVGNETEAANASGVVVTSTDRELWTVAVREESLAFAGNRTVVVGGVGWRATVEANRTGWEVVGNDSVYAVDLTHDGERTRSYRSLPSRASARIDGHGVELAPTTDGFELRVLDNGSTVGSAPLPATNESVAVDDLRLENRVVDGTERVVATADGTEVQVAERETYD encoded by the coding sequence ATGCTCGCAACGCCTTCCCGGGTCGGTCTCGCCGTCGCTCTGGTGTTCGCGTTCGCGGTCGTCTGGTACTACGAGGGCCGCGGTCGCTGGCGTGTGCGGCTCTCGGACCGACTCGTCTACGGCGTCCCGTGGGGAACCTTCGTCACGGTCGCCGTCGTCGTCGGCTTCTACCTGCTGGCCCAGAGCGGCCTCGAGGCGTGGGCCTCGCCCGTCGTCTTTCCCTTCGTAACGTGGTCGTACCTCTACCCGACCGGCATCCTGACGGCCGGCATCGCCCACGGGTCGCCGGGCCACCTCGTCGGGAACATGACGGCGACGCTGGCGTTCGCCCCCATCGCCGAGTACGCCTGGGGCCACTACGCGCCCTCGCGCCGGCGCCGGACGCGGCTCGGCGGCCGGGACGGGTCGGGGGGCGTGCTCGCAAACCCCGCGGTCCGGGCGCTCGTCGTCTTCCCGGGCGTCCTGCTCGTCGCAGCCTTCCTGACGGCGGCGCTGTCCTTCGGGCCGGGACTGGGTTTCTCGGGTGCCGTCTTCGCCATCGCGGGTCTGGCCGTAGTGAACTACCCGCTGTCGACGGTTCTGGCGCTCGTCGCCGCCAGCGCAATCCGGACGGTCTACACCGCCTTCCTCGATCCGGTGGTGCGGGCGGGCGTCGAGGCCGGCGCGCCGTCGCCGCCGCCGTGGGCCTCCATCGCCTTCCAGGCGCACATGCTCGGGTTCCTCGTGGGCGTCGCCGTCGGCGCGTGGCTGCTTCGGCGTCGCGGGCGCCGGCCGGCGCTGGACCGCGTCTTCGCCGGCACGTTCCTGCTCGGGATCGTGCAGTCGCTGTGGCTCCTGGTGTGGTTCGAGGGCGAGACGTTCGTGCTGTACCGGGCCGCGGGCGTCGCGCTCGTGTCGGTGCTCTCGGTGCTCGTGGCCGCGGCGGCGGGTGCCAGCCCGCGGCCGCTCCCCAAGCCGCTCGCCGTGCTACCCCGGCGGCCGACCCGCCGCCAACTCGCGGGAGTGTGGCTCGCCGTCGTCGTCGTTGGCACCGCCGGCGCCGTCGCGGGAATCGTTCTGGAGGGCGAACTCGTCGGGCTCTCGGTCGGCATCCTCGTCCTCGTCGGCGCGGTGCTGGCGCTGCCCGCGCTGCCGCCGCTTCTGCCCGATTCGGTCGTCCGCTCGCCGGTCTCCCGGCGCCGGACCGCCGCGGCAGCCGTCGCCGTCGCCGCCATCCTCGTCGCCGCGCCCGCGGTTCCGGCGGGGCTCGTCGTCGTCACCGACGGGGGCGTCCCCGGCGCCGAGACGGTCGAGGTCCGCGACTACGATGTCGCCTACGCCGAGAACGTCACCGTCGAGCGAGACTCGCTGGTCGGCGTCGGCAACGAGACCGAGGCCGCCAACGCCTCCGGGGTAGTCGTCACGAGCACCGACCGGGAACTGTGGACGGTCGCGGTCCGCGAGGAGTCGCTGGCCTTCGCGGGCAACCGGACGGTCGTCGTCGGCGGGGTCGGCTGGCGGGCGACCGTCGAGGCCAACCGGACGGGCTGGGAGGTCGTCGGCAACGACAGCGTCTACGCCGTCGACCTGACTCACGACGGCGAGCGGACCCGGTCGTACCGCTCGCTGCCGTCCCGGGCGAGCGCCCGCATCGACGGCCACGGGGTCGAACTCGCGCCGACGACCGACGGCTTCGAACTCCGGGTCCTCGATAACGGGTCGACGGTCGGGTCGGCGCCGCTCCCGGCGACCAACGAGTCGGTCGCGGTCGACGACCTCCGCCTGGAGAACCGGGTCGTCGACGGCACCGAGCGGGTCGTCGCCACCGCCGACGGGACGGAGGTCCAGGTCGCCGAGCGGGAGACGTACGACTGA
- the gpmI gene encoding 2,3-bisphosphoglycerate-independent phosphoglycerate mutase → MRAALVILDGWGLGTGWNGDDAPDTGGADAVAAAETPAFDRLRESGAFGTLETHGRRVGLPEGQMGNSEVGHLNIGAGRVVKQDSARITDDIDAGVFADNDAIAGAFDHAREHGGRVHFMGLVSDGGVHSHQAHLHALIDLAAERGVETVTHAFTDGRDTAPKSGAGYLSELQTVVDDRGTGDVATVCGRYYAMDRDENWDRTKRAYDAIVDREAPHAADSAVAAVEASYDRGDTDEYVEPTLIEGGPTLEDGDGVVCFNFRADRARQLVRMLADIDPVWKYDTAPPEVRLVTMTEYDETFDVPVAYPPLEPERTLGETISTAGLTQLRAAESEKYPHVTYFLNGGREVAFDGESREIVDSPDVATYDHRPEMSAPELTDRVLERIDAGGPDVLVLNYANPDMVGHTGDFEAAVAAVEAVDAELGRLAAAVREAGGHLLVTADHGNADDMGTPKDPHTAHTTNPVPFVYVSPAGDDGGRSVREGGTLADIAPTLLSLVGVPVPEAMTGENLLS, encoded by the coding sequence ATGAGAGCCGCGCTGGTGATCCTCGACGGGTGGGGCCTGGGAACCGGCTGGAACGGCGACGATGCTCCCGACACCGGCGGCGCCGACGCCGTCGCGGCCGCCGAGACGCCGGCGTTCGACCGCCTGCGCGAGTCGGGGGCGTTCGGCACCCTCGAAACGCACGGTCGACGGGTTGGTCTCCCCGAGGGACAGATGGGCAACAGCGAGGTCGGCCACCTCAACATCGGGGCCGGCCGGGTCGTAAAGCAGGACTCCGCCCGCATCACCGACGACATCGACGCCGGCGTCTTCGCCGATAACGACGCCATCGCGGGCGCCTTCGACCACGCCCGCGAGCACGGCGGACGGGTCCACTTCATGGGTCTCGTCTCGGACGGTGGCGTCCACTCCCACCAGGCGCACCTCCATGCGCTTATCGACCTCGCCGCCGAGCGCGGCGTCGAGACCGTCACCCACGCCTTCACCGACGGCCGGGACACGGCCCCGAAGAGCGGCGCCGGCTACCTCTCGGAACTGCAGACGGTAGTCGACGACCGCGGGACCGGCGACGTGGCGACGGTCTGTGGCCGGTACTACGCGATGGACCGCGACGAGAACTGGGACCGGACGAAGCGCGCCTACGACGCCATCGTCGACCGGGAGGCGCCGCACGCCGCCGACAGCGCGGTCGCGGCCGTCGAGGCCTCCTACGATCGCGGCGACACCGACGAGTACGTCGAACCGACGCTGATCGAGGGCGGTCCCACACTCGAGGACGGCGACGGCGTCGTCTGCTTCAACTTCCGCGCCGACCGCGCCCGACAGCTGGTCCGGATGCTCGCCGACATCGACCCCGTCTGGAAGTACGACACCGCGCCGCCGGAGGTCCGTCTCGTGACGATGACCGAGTACGACGAGACGTTCGACGTGCCCGTCGCGTACCCGCCGCTGGAACCGGAGCGGACGCTCGGAGAGACCATCTCTACGGCCGGTCTCACGCAACTGCGGGCGGCCGAATCCGAAAAGTACCCCCACGTCACGTACTTCCTCAACGGCGGCCGCGAGGTCGCCTTCGACGGCGAGAGCCGCGAAATCGTCGACAGCCCCGACGTGGCCACCTACGACCACCGGCCCGAGATGTCGGCCCCCGAGTTGACCGACCGGGTCCTCGAACGTATCGACGCCGGGGGCCCGGATGTCCTGGTCCTCAACTACGCCAACCCGGACATGGTGGGTCACACGGGCGACTTCGAGGCCGCCGTCGCGGCCGTCGAGGCCGTCGACGCCGAACTGGGCCGGCTTGCGGCCGCGGTCCGGGAGGCCGGCGGTCACCTGCTCGTCACCGCCGACCACGGCAACGCCGACGACATGGGCACCCCCAAGGATCCCCACACCGCCCACACCACGAACCCGGTCCCGTTCGTCTACGTCTCCCCCGCGGGCGACGACGGCGGCCGCTCCGTCCGTGAGGGCGGCACGCTTGCCGACATCGCGCCGACGCTGCTGTCGCTCGTCGGCGTGCCGGTCCCCGAGGCGATGACCGGCGAGAACCTGCTTTCCTGA
- the nadA gene encoding quinolinate synthase NadA gives MPEMETVDLETDLSLFKYDDLEQLPPAYRDLEEDERTERIEAAREELGDDVVVLGHNYQRREIVEHADFIGDSYQLSKRAAEADADYVVFCGVTFMAESADIITDDDQTVVLPSMEASCPMAGMAEALQVDAAWTELNEAAPDADIVPITYMNSYADLKAFCAEQGGLVCTSSNAHDAFEYAFERGDKVLFLPDKHLGENTAHRLGMADATAEWDPWDPEAADATEVADADIILWDGYCQVHERFTEGHVEAFRAEHPDGNVIVHPECRREVVEAADVAGSTSTICETVENADPGETWAIGTEIHLTNHLQRWHPEVEVLPLCGDACMDCNAMRQVDPNYLTWVLEELADGTERNVVEVDPREKELAALALERMLEV, from the coding sequence ATGCCCGAAATGGAAACGGTCGACCTCGAAACCGACCTGAGTCTGTTCAAGTACGACGACCTCGAGCAGTTGCCGCCGGCGTACCGCGACCTGGAGGAAGACGAGCGGACCGAACGCATCGAGGCGGCCCGCGAGGAACTGGGCGACGACGTCGTCGTCCTCGGCCACAACTACCAGCGGCGCGAGATCGTCGAACACGCCGACTTCATCGGCGACTCCTACCAGTTGAGCAAGCGGGCCGCCGAGGCCGACGCCGACTACGTGGTCTTCTGCGGCGTGACGTTCATGGCCGAGTCCGCCGACATCATCACCGACGACGACCAGACGGTGGTCCTGCCGTCGATGGAGGCCTCCTGCCCGATGGCGGGGATGGCCGAGGCGCTGCAGGTCGACGCTGCCTGGACGGAACTGAACGAGGCCGCCCCCGACGCCGACATCGTCCCCATCACCTACATGAACAGCTACGCCGACCTGAAGGCGTTCTGCGCCGAGCAGGGCGGACTGGTCTGTACGTCCTCGAACGCCCACGACGCCTTCGAGTACGCCTTCGAGCGCGGCGACAAGGTGCTCTTTCTGCCCGACAAGCACCTCGGCGAGAACACGGCCCACCGACTCGGGATGGCCGACGCCACCGCCGAGTGGGACCCCTGGGACCCCGAGGCGGCCGACGCCACCGAGGTGGCCGACGCCGACATAATCCTGTGGGACGGCTACTGCCAGGTCCACGAGCGGTTCACCGAGGGCCACGTCGAGGCGTTCCGCGCCGAACACCCGGACGGAAACGTCATCGTCCACCCCGAGTGTCGCCGCGAGGTCGTCGAGGCCGCCGACGTCGCGGGTTCGACCTCGACCATCTGCGAGACGGTCGAGAACGCCGACCCCGGCGAGACGTGGGCCATCGGCACGGAGATCCACCTCACGAACCACCTGCAGCGGTGGCACCCCGAGGTCGAGGTGCTGCCGCTCTGTGGCGACGCCTGCATGGACTGCAACGCGATGCGGCAGGTCGACCCCAACTACCTGACGTGGGTGCTGGAGGAACTGGCCGACGGCACCGAGCGCAACGTCGTCGAGGTCGACCCCCGCGAGAAGGAACTGGCGGCGCTGGCGCTGGAGCGGATGCTGGAGGTGTGA
- a CDS encoding hybrid sensor histidine kinase/response regulator, which yields MERGIWVLHVDDDPAVPELARKFLKREDERLTVECVSDAEAGIERLTDGEFDCVVSDYEMPGTDGIEFLEAVREEYPELPFVLFTGKGSEAVASEAISAGVTDYLQKGAGTEQFELLANRITNAVSQARSERQLAAERRRFQLLFERLSQPTVEVEYEGGEPVVRRVNPAFEETFGYAEDDVVGESLDAYIVPEEYREEAEAINDRVREGGRLESEAVTRLTADGEREFLLQNAAYSDGSGGFAIYSDVTDRDARERQLKRSLDLLRHTERLAGTGGWELDVETREVHWTDGAYAVHGVDSDSDFEPTLSSILELYHPEDRDRIQRTIASIPQGEEPSTEELRLLPRDGRRRWIRVGGEPVTDDGEVVALRGAIEDITERKERERELRRQNERLEAFASVVSHDLRNPLTVAKGRLELARTEEDGADEDLEAVAEAHERMETLIEDLLALARSGQQVDDLETVDLASVAEDCYGNVDTEAATLVADTTATVRADESRLQQLFENLFRNAIEHGATSGPPSAEDDSVTITVGDLGDDAGFYVADDGTGIPADERERVFESGFSTAEEGTGFGLTIAREIAEAHGWELTVTESAAGGARFEVTGVDTAT from the coding sequence ATGGAGAGGGGGATTTGGGTACTCCACGTCGACGACGACCCGGCCGTGCCCGAACTGGCCAGGAAGTTCCTGAAACGCGAGGACGAGCGGCTGACTGTCGAGTGCGTCTCGGACGCCGAGGCGGGCATCGAGCGGCTGACCGACGGCGAGTTCGACTGCGTGGTCTCCGACTACGAGATGCCGGGCACCGACGGCATCGAGTTCCTCGAGGCGGTCCGCGAGGAGTACCCCGAACTGCCGTTCGTGCTCTTCACCGGCAAGGGCAGCGAGGCGGTGGCGAGCGAGGCCATCTCGGCGGGCGTGACCGACTACCTCCAGAAGGGCGCCGGCACCGAACAGTTCGAACTGCTTGCCAACCGCATCACGAACGCGGTCTCGCAGGCCCGGAGCGAACGACAGCTCGCGGCCGAACGGCGCCGGTTCCAGTTGCTGTTCGAGCGGCTGTCCCAGCCGACCGTCGAGGTCGAGTACGAGGGCGGAGAGCCGGTCGTCCGGCGGGTGAATCCGGCCTTCGAGGAGACGTTCGGGTACGCCGAAGACGACGTCGTCGGGGAGTCGCTGGACGCCTACATCGTCCCCGAGGAGTACCGGGAGGAAGCCGAGGCGATCAACGACCGGGTCCGCGAGGGCGGGCGGCTCGAATCCGAGGCGGTGACCCGCCTGACCGCCGACGGCGAGCGGGAGTTCCTCCTGCAGAACGCCGCCTACTCGGACGGGTCGGGCGGATTCGCCATCTACAGCGACGTTACCGACCGGGACGCACGCGAACGGCAACTCAAACGGAGCCTCGATCTGCTCCGTCACACCGAGCGACTCGCCGGCACCGGCGGCTGGGAACTCGACGTCGAGACCCGCGAAGTCCACTGGACCGACGGCGCCTACGCCGTCCACGGCGTCGACTCCGACTCGGATTTCGAACCGACGCTGTCGTCGATTCTCGAGCTGTACCATCCCGAGGATCGAGACCGGATACAGCGGACCATCGCGAGCATCCCCCAAGGCGAGGAGCCGTCGACCGAGGAACTGCGGCTATTGCCGCGCGACGGCCGACGGCGGTGGATCCGGGTCGGCGGCGAACCGGTCACCGACGACGGTGAAGTCGTCGCCCTCCGCGGTGCAATCGAGGACATCACCGAGCGCAAGGAGCGCGAGCGGGAACTCCGGCGACAGAACGAGCGACTCGAGGCGTTCGCCTCGGTCGTCAGCCACGACCTGCGGAACCCCCTGACCGTCGCCAAGGGCCGCCTCGAACTGGCCCGGACCGAAGAGGACGGGGCGGACGAGGACCTCGAAGCCGTCGCCGAGGCCCACGAGCGCATGGAGACGCTCATCGAGGACCTCCTGGCGCTGGCGCGCAGCGGCCAGCAGGTCGACGACCTGGAGACGGTCGATCTCGCATCGGTCGCCGAGGACTGCTACGGCAACGTCGACACCGAGGCGGCCACGCTCGTCGCCGACACCACCGCGACGGTACGGGCCGACGAGAGCCGACTCCAGCAGCTGTTCGAGAACCTCTTTCGGAACGCGATCGAACACGGCGCAACGAGCGGTCCGCCGTCGGCCGAGGACGATTCGGTGACGATAACGGTCGGCGATCTCGGGGACGATGCGGGCTTCTACGTCGCCGACGACGGAACCGGCATCCCCGCAGACGAGCGCGAGCGGGTCTTCGAGAGCGGCTTCTCGACCGCCGAGGAGGGGACCGGCTTCGGCCTCACCATCGCCCGGGAGATAGCCGAGGCCCACGGCTGGGAGCTGACCGTGACCGAGAGCGCGGCGGGCGGCGCGCGGTTCGAGGTCACGGGCGTCGACACCGCCACCTGA